The Diorhabda sublineata isolate icDioSubl1.1 chromosome 9, icDioSubl1.1, whole genome shotgun sequence nucleotide sequence TAATGATGGAAATTTCCatgatattgttttttgttaaatctcTACCATAAATATATACTAATagttttttaaccatttttcctttaattttgaACATAAATTATATCACCTTGATTTATTTACcgataaagaaaaaatcatgCAAAGAAGGGATATGTGAAGCTAGAAGTTATAATTCTCAGAAACCATCTTCAACATTGAGTGCCCCATTCCACTACATCATCTCCCtaacaataattcaattaatatgaTTAAACTAAAATACACTTTTCACATTTTAACCCTACACAGCCAGTTTAAACTACACTGCCGATTGCTTGTAATTTTTGgtactgattattttttttccacacATGGCACATATTCCCTTCTTATAAGCACATGATTGACAATAGTGTGATCCAACTTGATGTACTTTTTGTCTACATATTCTGAAACAATAAGTATAGATAACACTTCCAGAAACGAGAGAACTatacataacttttattttaaatattctattcATCATTATAATATGATTCTACTAATTATTCagataaaaattagaattagaaaaattacctgcaagtttcaaattttgtggTGTATGGATTGAAACGATTTTTGGCTGCAGTTAatgctttattttcattaacttttCGGCCTCCTGATTCTGTGGTATTTCTTGCTCCAGATTTCCAAGGATCTGGAGTTATTACTTTTCCGCATTTTTTTTGGCATTTATCACAAACCATATTTTCACTAAGAATAgttatttacaattatataaaattattaaattgtatACTTATAATATAGCtttattgttgttaatatttatttactagcACTTTCTgttttgacaaatgacaatgaCAGTTCTGTAAGGACTTCATAGTAACGCACCATTCCGGTTAAGTTCTATTGTTAagtatttaaattgtatttaaaatatggaatattcaagtttttttcaaccaaagggtatatttctaatttaattcaTGGGCGGACGAAGCGCATAGCGCTACTGCTTCTTATCGGTAACGGTTACGATCGGGAACATGTTAAGCATTCGCTGTCAACATTTCTTCTGTGTCTAGTTAGTTTAtgacagttttattttcaaaaaagaggCTATTTTGGTTGCTTTTATTGAAGTTAACAAGTGTTACATCTAGTGGTAAATGTGGAGTTActttgtacagttttttttcatagaatttcgATGTGTATTTTATAGAGAAGAGAATAAATCATGCAGTtccaattcatttttcttatcttcAAAAACGAATTCAAACATTCTTCTTCTTAGAAAGGTTACAACTTGACGTTTGATCACAGAACACAGTCAATTCAAGGTTAAATTTTATGCCGTGCATGCGC carries:
- the LOC130448903 gene encoding cysteine-rich PDZ-binding protein, which encodes MVCDKCQKKCGKVITPDPWKSGARNTTESGGRKVNENKALTAAKNRFNPYTTKFETCRICRQKVHQVGSHYCQSCAYKKGICAMCGKKIISTKNYKQSAV